The following are from one region of the Magallana gigas chromosome 4, xbMagGiga1.1, whole genome shotgun sequence genome:
- the LOC136275168 gene encoding LOW QUALITY PROTEIN: solute carrier family 28 member 3-like (The sequence of the model RefSeq protein was modified relative to this genomic sequence to represent the inferred CDS: deleted 1 base in 1 codon): protein MLAVFIALAAYIIYDVLLDYPQNAISVAGLALYVIIFYVFSKNPAKVKWRPVFWGFALQYIFALVILRTSWGYQAFQWLGDRVTEFLNYSNAGATFLFGDILVTTYSLFAFRVLPVVVYFYTVTSVLYYLGVMQVIVKKMGMFLSFCLGTSPAESLNAAGNIFVGMTEAPLMIQPFLKDMTKSELHAVMTGGFATIAGSVLGANINFGVPANHLITASVMSAPAALAISKLAYPETERTRKQDFDKMGKSKDRNVIEAISSGASNSVKVVAAIAVNVMAFLCVLEFVNMTLDWFGDRVGVDGLSFQLICSYVFYLIAYFMGTDVSDCRKVAELVGIKTFTNEFLAYKELSVLIANKKNFTDYTAQWNSSADWYYQGDDIVLPYVNQTLKKGIMSGKSEVIATYALCGFSNIGSMGIFLGGMSALVPSRRGDLAQIVVRAMVAGNVACFLTGCIAGLLYKDYNT, encoded by the exons ATGCTGGCAGTGTTTATTGCCCTCGCTGCATACATCATCTATGACGTTCTCTTGGACTACCCACAAAATGCCATCTCTGTTGCCGGTCTGGCACTGTATGTTATCATCTTTTACGTATTCTCAAAGAACCCTGCAAAG GTGAAGTGGCGGCCAGTGTTCTGGGGTTTTGCATTGCAGTACATCTTTGCTTTGGTTATCCTGAGGACGTCGTGGGGTTACCAGGCATTTCAATGGTTAGGGGATCGAGTGACAGAGTTTCTCAACTACTCAAATGCCGGTGCTACGTTCCTCTTTGGTGATATTCTGGTTACCACGTACTCACTCTTTGCTTTCAGA GTGCTTCCAGTGGTGGTATATTTTTACACAGTGACGTCAGTCTTATACTACCTCGGGGTGATGCAAGTGATCGTCAAAAAAATGGGCATGTTCCTTTCCTTCTGTTTAGGAACTTCTCCCGCCGAATCACTGAACGCAGCAGGAAACATATTTGTAGGCATG acCGAGGCTCCATTGATGATTCAACCATTCCTAAAGGACATGACAAAGTCAGAACTTCATGCCGTTATGACAGGGGGGTTTGCTACAATAGCTGGGTCCGTGCTTGGAGCCAATATCAACTTCGGG gTGCCCGCTAACCACCTAATCACCGCCTCCGTTATGTCTGCCCCTGCGGCTCTCGCCATCTCCAAACTCGCCTACCCAGAGACCGAACGGACCAGAAAACAGGATTTTGACAAAATGGGCAAATC GAAAGACAGAAATGTCATTGAAGCCATTTCGTCAGGAGCAAGTAACTCTGTCAAAGTCGTGGCCGCCATTGCGGTGAATGTCATGGCATTCCTCTGTGTCCTTGAATTCGTCAACATGACCTTGGACTGGTTCGGTGACCGTGTCGGAGTGGATGGACTCTCGTTCCAG CTTATTTGTTCTTATGTGTTTTACCTGATCGCATACTTCATGGGGACGGATGTTTCTGACTGTCGTAAAGTGGCCGAGCTAGTTGGCATCAAGACATTTACCAACGAGTTTCTTGCCTACAAGGAACTTTCCGTTCTCATCGccaataaaaagaatttcacGGACTATACCGCTCAGTGGAACTCGTCGGCGGACTGGTACTATCAGGGAGATGATATAGTGCTGCCATATGTCAATCAAACGCTGAAGAAAGGAATCATGTCG GGCAAATCTGAGGTGATAGCCACCTATGCATTATGCGGTTTTTCCAACATCGGATCCATGGGGATATTTCTGGGTGGGATGTCGGCACTGGTCCCCTCACGGCGG GGGGATTTGGCGCAGATTGTCGTGAGAGCCATGGTGGCTGGAAACGTGGCGTGTTTCCTAACAGGGTGTATAGCAG GTCTACTTTATAAAGACTACAACACATAG